The following are from one region of the Pseudophryne corroboree isolate aPseCor3 chromosome 3 unlocalized genomic scaffold, aPseCor3.hap2 SUPER_3_unloc_33, whole genome shotgun sequence genome:
- the LOC134984063 gene encoding oocyte zinc finger protein XlCOF6-like, translated as MPEVGFDWQRLLPGAESSHCCVWQQVERLSDIKTEDIEEEEVTDIKVEDIEGDEETYVTDIKAEDTEGKEETYVTDMKAEDIEGEEETYVTVIKAEDIEGEEETYVTVIKAEDIEEEDETYVTDIKAEDTEGEEETYVTDIKAEDIEGEEQTYLKGDQQCKEEEIPTDISTADGHTSRNITEGHLMLSPDCDIKDNDSRQDSPGDNPITPMIHPALSADPCDPGKCSPDHSDIGASVTALTVDTVFPCSIDAKCFTQNTKPINPQTGKAGERPFPCSECGKCFTYKSHLVVHQRSHTGEKPFSCSECSKYFTRKSYIITHQRSHTGEKPFPCSECGKCFAHKLYLVRHQKRHTCVKPFSCSECGKCFTQKSQLVTHQQIHTGEKPFSCSECTKCFTRKSDLITHQRSHTGEKPFPCSECGKCFAHKSNLTKHERSHTDEKTFSCSECGKCFTRKSDLVKHQRSHTGEKPYPCSECGKCFAHKSNLTKHERSHTGEKPFPCSECGKCFAHKPDLVTHQRNHTGEKLFSCSECGKCFTQKSHLVTHQRSHTGEKLFSCSECGKCFTQKSQLFTHQRSHTGVKPFSCCECGKCFTRKSYLVNHQRIHTGEKPFSCSECGKFFTQKSHLVRHQQSHTGEKPFPCFECGKCFARKSVLFIHQRSHKGEKPFPCFECGKCFARKSVLVIHQRSHKGEKPFPCFECGKCFAHKSDLVRHNKSHRCESIFLL; from the exons gtagaacgtctgtctgatattaaaacagaagacatagaagaagaagaagtgactgatataaaggtagaagatatagagggagatgaagagacgtatgtgactgatataaaggcagaagatacagagggaaaagaagagacgtatgtgactgatatgaaggcagaagatatagagggagaagaagagacgtatgtgactgttattAAGGCAGAagacatagagggagaagaagagacgtatgtgactgttataaaggcagaagatatagaggaagaagacgagacgtatgtgactgatataaaggcagaagatacagagggagaagaagagacgtatgtgactgatataaaggcagaagatatagagggagaagaacagACGTATCtgaagggtgatcagcagtgtaaggaggaggaaatccctacagatatcagcacag cagatggacacacaagcaggaatatcacagaaggacatctaatgttatccccggattgtgacataaaagataatgacagtagacaggattctccaggagataaccccattaccccaatgatacatccagctctatcagctgatccctgtgATCCTggaaaatgttctcctgatcactctgatattggtgcatctgttacagctctgaccgtagatacagtgtttccctgttctatagatgccaaatgttttacacagaacacaaagcctattaacccacagacaggtaaggcaggtgagaggccatttccatgttctgagtgtgggaaatgttttacatacaaatcacatcttgttgtacatcagaggagtcacacaggtgagaagccattttcttgctctgagtgttctaaatattttacacggaaatcatatattattacacatcagcgaagtcacacaggtgagaagccgtttccatgttctgagtgtgggaaatgttttgcacacaaactgtatcttgttagacatcagaagaGACACACATgtgtgaagccattttcttgctctgagtgtgggaaatgttttacacagaaatcacaacttgttacacatcagcaaattcacacaggtgagaagccattttcttgctctgagtgtacgaaatgttttacacggaaatcagatcttattacacatcagcgaagtcacactggtgagaagccatttccatgttctgagtgtgggaaatgttttgcacacaaatcaaatcTTACTAaacatgaaagaagtcacacagatgagaagacattttcatgctccgagtgtgggaaatgttttacacggaaatcagatcttgttaaacatcagagaagtcatacaggtgagaaaccgtatccatgttctgagtgtgggaaatgttttgcacacaaatcaaatcTTACTAaacatgaaagaagtcacacaggtgagaagccatttccatgttctgagtgtgggaaatgttttgcacacaaaccagatcttgttacacatcagagaaatcacacaggtgagaagctattttcttgctctgagtgtgggaaatgttttacacagaaatcacatcttgttacacatcagagaagtcacacaggtgagaagctattttcttgctctgagtgtgggaaatgttttacacagaaatcacaactttttacacatcagcgaagtcacacaggtgtgaagccattttcttgctgtgagtgtgggaaatgttttacacggaaatcatatcttgttaatcatcagagaattcacacaggtgagaagccattttcttgctctgagtgcgggaaattttttacacagaaatcacatcttgttagacatcagcaaagtcacacaggtgagaagccatttccatgttttgagtgtggcaaatgttttgcacggaaatcagttctctttatacatcagagaagtcacaaaggtgagaagccatttccatgttttgagtgtggcaaatgttttgcacggaaatcagttcttgttatacatcagagaagtcacaaaggtgagaagccatttccatgttttgagtgtgggaaatgttttgcacacaaatcagatctggttagacataacaagtcacacaggtgtgaatccattttcttgctctga